AACTGGCAAACTTTATCGCTGGATCGATCTTCATTGTTCCTGTGTCCTATTTCTTCCGCAAATATCGTACAACGAAGGGCTTATCCGCAGGGTTGGTCAGTGGAACAGTCTTAATGACGTTAGCGATGGGGGTATTGAATTATGTGCTGATTCTTCCCGCTTACACATGGTTCCTGAACTCACCGCAAATGTCCGGTGATGCGATGCTGAACCTGATCTTAGTAGGGATTGCACCGTTCAATGTGATCAAAGGATTACTTATCACAATTTTATTCATTGTGTTATATACAAGGATTCAGCCTTGGCTGAATAGACAATATCAGCATTCTTAAAAAATGCAGAAAAAGCTGGCTCACTCGATGAGCCAGCTTTTCTATTGATCCATGCAGTTTACATAAAGTTTGATCGCACAGTAAATGTAACGTTTTGGCCAGTATTTCTTTCATTTCCGCCAGTAAAATCTGTTTTTGGCCAGTAAATGCATTTATAAGTCGTTTAGAACTTCATCTTAGTTGCCAAACTAACGCTGAATATAAAAAAACACCATTTCCGGGGAGGAAATCGTGTTTTTTATTAAAACATCGGATTTTCTTCTAAAAATTTATAAACGTTCTCGACCAGCTCGTCCGGTGTTTCACCGTGTACAATTTCTCCATTCACTAAAGCGAATAAAGAACGGGCACAGTGCCCACAATATCCGAGGCAGCCGTATTCAATCACATCCAGGTCATAATCCTGTTCCAATTTCTCTAGTGCACGCTGTGAGCCGTTGGCCAGGTTGCTGACACAAAATTCGATAATCGGCTTCATCTTTTCACCTCGCCTTACTTTTCTATCCTATCTTGTACGAACAGGACAGTCAAACCCTTTAACTTGTCCCTTCGGTTTTTCATGAAAATGGTTGAGAAATTATAGTAAAATGCTATACTTAGAAGTGTTTGAATGTGAAATCGCTTCCGTTGAAGCCTGTAGAAAACGTTGATTTACTGCTATTATTGACAACATTAGTACACATTGTGCCATAGAAAGAAGGGAAAGACAATGAAACACCTAGTATTGCTTGGCGGAGGATATGGAGGAATGCGCCTCATGAAGCGCCTGCTCAATGCATCTGAGCTTCCATCCGACGTCCAAATTACCTTAATCGACAAGCTTCCTTATCATTGTTTAAAAACTGAATATTATGCGCTGGCTGCTGGAACGATTTCCGACCACCATATCCGGGTTCCGTTTCCTGAACATCCCCAGCTTAGGGTGAAATACGGAGAAGTAACCGGCCTTGATTTTGCCGGAAAACAAATCCACCTTTTAGATGATGAAACTGTGACTTATGATGAATTAGTCATTGGCTTAGGCTGTGAAGATAAATATCATAATGTCCCTGGTGCTCCGGAATATACGCTCAGCATTCAAAGTGTGGACAAGTCCCGCGAAACCTACCAGGTATTAAATAACCTTCCGCATAATGCAGTTGTCGGTGTTGTAGGTGCAGGATTGAGCGGTGTCGAATTAGCCAGTGAACTCCGCGAGAGCCGTTCCGATTTGAACATCAAGCTTTTCGACCGCGGACCGATCATACTTAACGGGTTTAAACCGCGCCTGAGCAACTATGTACAAAACTGGTTCATTCAGCATGGTGTTGAGGTTATCAATAATTCAAATATTACACGCGTTGAACAAAATGTACTTTACAATCACGACACCGCTATCGAATGTGATGCCATCGTCTGGACAGCCGGCATTCAGCCAAACAAACTCGTACGTGAACTTGATGTAGAAAAAGATGCTCAGGGCCGGGTCAAAGTGACCAAATATCACCATCTTCCGAACGACGAAAATGTTTATGTAGTTGGTGACTGTGCGAGCATGCCATTCTCTCCAAGTGCCCAGCTAGCGGAGGAACAAGCAGAACAGATTTCTGATATCCTTCTTAAAAAATGGAGGAATGAACCGATGCCAGAGCTTGAAGAAATCAAGCTGAAAGGTGTTATGGGATCCCTGGGCAAGAAGAGCGGATTCGGTACGATGGGCGGAGCTTCCCTCATCGGACGTGTTCCCCGTCTCTTAAAGTCCGGAATTCTCTGGCTCTATAAATATCAAAACTAACGTAAAAAAATCCATGGGGTGATCTTCAATCACCCCATGGATTTTCTTTTGTCGAAAAGCCTTTTTATCTCTAATTATTAACTCACCAATTTAGACAACATCCCGATAGCCGTGCTGTTCCATGATTTCATAAATATCCTTCAATCTTGGATTTCCTTCTGCTACGATTTCATTGTTGATGACAACAACCGGATAGAACAGATCTTCCTCCAGAATCTGAAGAACAAATTTCTGGTTCTCTCCTTCTGTTGGAGAAAAGATATCCACGTATTCTATACTGAAGAGCTGATCTGGAAATTTCCGTGAGATGGCCGCTTCCAGCCATTCTGCTGTTTCTTTTGATGTAGGAAGATTCACACAGCTCGCACATTTTTGTTCCCCGCCGAATACTTTTATGATGATCTGACTCAAGTCCATTCACTCACCCCAATTTGTAGTCCCCTGCTTTCTTTTATTGTAATAGATTCTGCTCCGTTAATAAAGGTGAATTCTTTTCAATGTTGTGATGCGCGCACATGGATTTTTTTATTCAAAACCCGTATAATAAAGATAAGTTTTTAATGAAAGGAGCATTTTATTATGACTACTGAAATTTCTATGCGTGAGCAAGTTGAA
This genomic stretch from Fictibacillus marinisediminis harbors:
- a CDS encoding ECF transporter S component, translating into MQKGKVYKMVAVSMLSSIAYVLQLLDFPFPGLPSFLQIDFSEVPALLAAIVFGPLAGIAVEAIKNFLHYGIVGNLTGVPVGELANFIAGSIFIVPVSYFFRKYRTTKGLSAGLVSGTVLMTLAMGVLNYVLILPAYTWFLNSPQMSGDAMLNLILVGIAPFNVIKGLLITILFIVLYTRIQPWLNRQYQHS
- a CDS encoding YuzB family protein; the protein is MKPIIEFCVSNLANGSQRALEKLEQDYDLDVIEYGCLGYCGHCARSLFALVNGEIVHGETPDELVENVYKFLEENPMF
- a CDS encoding NAD(P)/FAD-dependent oxidoreductase; translation: MKHLVLLGGGYGGMRLMKRLLNASELPSDVQITLIDKLPYHCLKTEYYALAAGTISDHHIRVPFPEHPQLRVKYGEVTGLDFAGKQIHLLDDETVTYDELVIGLGCEDKYHNVPGAPEYTLSIQSVDKSRETYQVLNNLPHNAVVGVVGAGLSGVELASELRESRSDLNIKLFDRGPIILNGFKPRLSNYVQNWFIQHGVEVINNSNITRVEQNVLYNHDTAIECDAIVWTAGIQPNKLVRELDVEKDAQGRVKVTKYHHLPNDENVYVVGDCASMPFSPSAQLAEEQAEQISDILLKKWRNEPMPELEEIKLKGVMGSLGKKSGFGTMGGASLIGRVPRLLKSGILWLYKYQN
- a CDS encoding YuzD family protein, with protein sequence MDLSQIIIKVFGGEQKCASCVNLPTSKETAEWLEAAISRKFPDQLFSIEYVDIFSPTEGENQKFVLQILEEDLFYPVVVINNEIVAEGNPRLKDIYEIMEQHGYRDVV